The proteins below come from a single Ailuropoda melanoleuca isolate Jingjing chromosome 1, ASM200744v2, whole genome shotgun sequence genomic window:
- the EIF4G1 gene encoding eukaryotic translation initiation factor 4 gamma 1 isoform X2 produces MNKAPQPTGPPPAPSPGLPQPAFPPGQTAPVVFSTPQATQMNTPSQPRQGGFRSLQHFYPSRAQPPSSAATRVQSAAPARPGPAAHVYPAGSQVMMIPSQISYSASQGAYYIPGQGRSTYVVPTQQYPVQPGAPGFYPGASPTEFGTYAGAYYPAQGVQQFPTGVAPAPVLMNQPPQIAPKRERKTIRIRDPNQGGKDITEEIMSGARTASTPTPPQTGGGLEPQANGETPQVAVVVRPDDRSQGAIIGSRPGLPGPEHSPSESQPSSPCPTPSPPPILEPGSEPNLSVLSIPGDTVTTGMIQMSVEESTPMPRETGEPYCLSPEPTPLAEPILEVEVTLSKPIPESEFSSSPLQVSTPSASHEEEILPEPNGMVPSEDLEPEMESSPELAPLPPPACPSESPMPIAPTAQPEELLNGAPSPPAVDLSPVSEPKEQAKEVTAAVAPPTVLSATPAMAPPATSPAQEEEMEEEEEEEEEGEAGDAEGQKGGEELLPPESAPVAAHLSQNLEAATTTQVAVSVPKKRRKIKELNKKEAVGDILDAFKEVSPGVPEVENQPPVGTSPGPEPEGSSAPPRPEEADETWDSKEDKIHNAENIQPGEQKYEYKSDQWKPLNLEEKKRYDREFLLGFQFIFASMQKPEGLPHISDVVLDKANKTPLRPLDPPRLQGINCGPDFTPSFANLGRPALSNRGPPRGGPGGELPRGPQAGLGPRRSQQGPRKEPRKIIATVLMTEDIKLNKAEKAWKPSSKRTAADKDRGEEDADGSKTQDLFRRVRSILNKLTPQMFQQLMKQVTQLAIDTEERLKGVIDLIFEKAISEPNFSVAYANMCRCLMALKVPTTEKPTVTVNFRKLLLNRCQKEFEKDKDDDEVFEKKQKEMDEAATAEERGRLKEELEEARDIARRRSLGNIKFIGELFKLKMLTEAIMHDCVVKLLKNHDEESLECLCRLLTTIGKDLDFEKAKPRMDQYFNQMEKIIKEKKTSSRIRFMLQDVLDLRRSNWVPRRGDQGPKTIDQIHKEAEMEEHWEHVKVQQLMAKGSDKRRGGPPGPPISRGLPLVDDGGWNTVPISKGSRPIDTSRLTKITKPGSIDSNNQLFAPGGRLSWGKGSSGGSGAKPSDAASEAARPATSTLNRFSALQQAVPTESTDSRRVVQRSSLSRERGEKAGDRGDRLERSERGGDRGDRLDRSRTPATKRSFSKEVEERSRERPSQPEGLRKAASLTEDRDRGRDAVKREATLPPVSPPKAALSEEELEKKSKAIIEEYLHLNDMKEAMQCVQELASPSLLFIFVRHGIESTLERSTIAREHMGRLLHQLLLAGHLSTAQYYQGLYEILELAEDMEIDIPHVWLYLAELITPILQEGGIPMGELFREITKPLRPLGKAASLLMEILGLLCKSMGPKKVGTLWREAGLSWKEFLPEGQDVSAFVSEQKVEYTLGEESEAPGQRMLSSEELTRQLEKLLKEGSSNQRVFDWIEANLSEQQVASNTLVRALMTTVCYSAIIFETPLRVDVAVLKARAKLLQKYLCDEQKELQALYALQALVVTLEQPANLLRMFFDTLYDEDVVKEDAFYSWESSKDPAEQQGKGVALKSVTAFFKWLREAEEEESDHN; encoded by the exons atgaacaaagcTCCACAGCCCACaggccccccacctgccccatcccCTGGACTCCCACAG CCAGCGTTTCCCCCGGGGCAGACAGCACCGGTGGTGTTCAGTACGCCACAAGCGACACAAATGAACACGCCTTCTCAGCCCCGCCAG GGAGGATTCAGGTCTCTGCAG CACTTCTACCCTAGCCGGGCCCAGCCCCCGAGCAGTGCAGCCACCCGAGTGCAGAGTGCAGCCCCCGCCCGCCCTGGCCCAGCTGCCCATGTCTACCCTGCTGGATCCCAAGTAATGATGATCCCTTCCCAGATCTCCTACTCAGCCTCCCAAGGGGCCTACTACATCCCTGGACAG ggGCGTTCCACATATGTTGTCCCGACACAGCAGTATCCTGtacagccaggagccccaggcttCTATCCGGGTGCAAGCCCTACAGAGTTTGGGACTTACG CTGGCGCCTACTACCCAGCCCAGGGTGTGCAGCAGTTTCCCACTGGTGTGGCCCCCGCCCCAGTTTTGATGAACCAGCCACCCCAGATTGCTCCCAAGAGGGAGCGGAAGACC ATCCGAATTCGAGATCCAAACCAAGGAGGGAAGGATATCACGGAGGAGATCATGTCTGGGGCCCGCACTGcctccacacccacccctccccag ACGGGAGGCGGTCTGGAGCCTCAAGCTAATGGGGAGACACCCCAGGTTGCTGTTGTTGTCCGCCCAG ATGACCGGTCCCAGGGAGCAATCATTGGGAGCCGGCCGGGGCTGCCTGGCCCAGAACACAGCCCTTCAGAATCCCAGCCTTCATCGCCTTGTCCGACCCCATCACCACCCCCAATCTTGGAACCGGGGTCTGAGCCTAATCTCTCAGTCCTCTCCATTCCTGGGGACACCGTGACAACGGGGATGATCCAAATGTCTGTAGAAGAATCCACCCCAATGCCCCGTGAAACTGGGGAGCCATATTGCCTCTCTCCAGAACCCACTCCCCTCGCTGAACCCATACTGGAAGTAGAAGTGACACTTAGCAAACCGATTCCAGAATCTGAGTTCTCTTCCAGTCCTCTCCAGGTTTCCACCCCCTCTGCATCTCACGAAGAGGAAATTCTTCCTGAACCGAATGGCATGGTCCCATCTGAGGATCTGGAACCAGAGATGGAGTCGAGCCCAGAgcttgctcctctccctcccccagcttgtccCTCCGAATCCCCCATGCCCATTGCTCCAACTGCCCAACCTGAGGAACTGCTCAACGGAGCCCCCTCGCCACCAGCTGTGGACTTAAGCCCAGTCAGTGAGCCAAAGGAGCAGGCCAAGGAGGTTACAGCAGCAGTGGCTCCCCCCACCGTCCTCTCTGCCACTCCAGCTATGGCTCCTCCAGCTACTTCCCCAGcacaggaggaggaaatggaggaagaggaagaagaggaagaagaaggagaagcaggggatGCTGAAGgtcagaagggaggagaggaacttCTCCCCCCAGAGAGCGCCCCTGTTGCAGCCCACCTGTCTCAGAATTTGGAGGCAGCAACCACCACCCAAG TGGCGGTTTCTGTGCCAAAGAAGAGACGGAAAATTAAGGAGCTCAATAAGAAGGAGGCTGTGGGAGAC ATTCTAGATGCCTTCAAGGAG GTGAGCCCAGGAGTACCAGAAGTGGAGAACCAGCCTCCTGTGGGCACCAGTCCTGGTCCAGAGCCTGAGGGCAGCAGTGCACCCCCGAGGCCTGAGGAAGCAGACGAGACTTGGGACTCAAAGGAAGACAAAATTCACAATGCTGAGAACATCCAGCCCGGGGAACAGAAGTATGAGTATAAGTCAG ATCAGTGGAAGCCTCTAAACCTTGAGGAGAAAAAGCGTTATGACCGTGAGTTCCTACTTGGCTTTCAGTTCATCTTTGCCAGTATGCAGAAGCCGGAGGGCCTGCCCCATATCAGCGATGTGGTGTTGGATAAG GCCAATAAAACACCATTGCGGCCACTGGACCCCCCTAGACTTCAAGGCATAAATTGTGGTCCAGACTTCACTCCTTCCTTTGCCAACCTTGGCCGACCAGCCCTCAGCAACCGTGGGCCCCCAAGGGGTGGGCCAGGTGGGGAGCTGCCCCGAGGGCCG CAGGCTGGTCTGGGACCCCGGCGCTCTCAGCAGGGTCCCCGAAAGGAACCCCGCAAGATCATCGCCACAGTGTTAATGACTGAAGATATAAAATTGAACAAAGCAGAGAAAGCCTGGAAACCCAGCAGCAAGCGGACGGCCGCTGATAAGGATCGAGGGGAAGAGGATGCTGATGGCAGCAAAACCCAG GACCTGTTCCGCAGGGTGCGCTCCATCCTGAATAAGCTGACACCCCAGATGTTCCAGCAGCTGATGAAGCAGGTGACACAGCTGGCCATTGACACTGAGGAACGCCTCAAAGGGGTCATTGACCTTATCTTCGAGAAGGCCATTTCAGAGCCCAACTTCTCTGTGGCCTATGCCAACATGTGCCGCTGCCTCATGGCG CTGAAAGTGCCCACTACAGAAAAGCCAACAGTGACTGTGAACTTCCGAAAACTGTTGTTGAATCGATGtcaaaaagagtttgaaaaagacaaagatgatgATGAGGTTTTTgagaagaagcaaaaagaaatggatgaagcTGCTACG GCAGAAGAACGGGGACGCCTGAAAGAAGAGTTGGAAGAGGCTCGAGACATAGCCCGGCGGCGCTCTTTAGGGAATATCAAGTTTATCGGGGAGTTGTTTAAGCTGAAGATGTTAACAGAGGCGATAATGCATGACTGTGTGGTTAAACTCCTTAAGAACCATGACGAAGAGTCACTTGAATGCCTTTGTCGTCTGCTCACTACCATTGGCAAAGATCTGGACTTTGAAAAAGCCAAG cCCCGAATGGATCAGTATTTCAACCAGATGgaaaaaatcattaaggaaaagaAGACTTCATCCCGAATCCGCTTTATGCTGCAAGACGTGCTGGATCTGCGACGG AGCAATTGGGTGCCACGCCGTGGGGACCAGGGTCCCAAGACCATTGACCAGATCCACAAGGAGGCTGAGATGGAAGAGCACTGGGAACACGTAAAAGTGCAGCAACTGATGGCCAAGGGCAGCGACAAGCGTCGGGGCGGCCCTCCAGGCCCACCCATTA GCCGTGGCCTCCCACTTGTGGATGATGGTGGCTGGAACACAGTCCCTATCAGCAAGGGCAGCCGCCCTATTGACACCTCACGACTCACCAAGATCACGAAG CCCGGCTCCATTGATTCTAACAACCAGCTCTTTGCACCTGGAGGACGATTGAGTTGGGGCAAGGGCAGCAGTGGGGGCTCAGGAGCCAAGCCTTCTGATGCAG CATCAGAAGCTGCTCGTCCAGCTACTAGTACCTTGAACCGCTTCTCAGCCCTTCAACAAGCAGTACCTACAGAAAGCACAGATAGCAGACGTGTGGTACAGAG GAGTAGCTTGAGTCGGGAAAGAGGTGAGAAAGCTGGGGACCGGGGAGACCGCCTAGAGCGGAGTGAACGGGGAGGTGACCGTGGGGACCGGCTCGATCGCTCTCGGACACCTGCCACCAAGCGGAGCTTCAGCAAGGAAGTGGAGGAGCGGAGTAGAGAGCGGCCCTCCCAGCCTGAGGGATTGCGCAAGGCAGCTAGCCTCACAGAGGATCGGGACCGCGGGCGAGATGCTG TGAAGCGAGAAGCCACCCTGCCCCCGGTGAGCCCCCCGAAGGCTGCGCTTTCTGAGGAAGAGCTGGAGAAGAAATCCAAGGCCATCATTGAGGAATACCTCCATCTCAATGACATGAAG GAGGCAATGCAGTGTGTACAGGAGCTGGCCTCACCCTCCCTGCTCTTCATCTTTGTGCGGCATGGCATTGAGTCAACACTGGAGCGCAGCACCATCGCTCGTGAGCATATGGGGCGGCTGCTGCACCAGCTGCTCCTTGCCGGGCATCTCTCCACTGCTCAGTACTACCAAGG GCTGTATGAAATCTTAGAATTGGCTGAAGACATGGAAATTGATATCCCCCACGTGTGGCTCTACCTAGCAGAACTCATAACGCCCATTCTGCAGGAAGGTGGGATACCTATGGGGGAACTGTTCAG gGAGATTACAAAACCTCTGAGACCCCTGGGCAAAGCTGCTTCCCTGTTGATGGAGATCCTGGGGCTTCTATGTAAAAGCATG GGTCCCAAAAAGGTGGGGACACTGTGGCGAGAGGCTGGACTCAGCTGGAAGGAATTTCTACCTGAAGGCCAGGATGTCAGTGCATTCGTCTCTGAACAG AAGGTGGAGTATACCTTGGGCGAGGAGTCCGAAGCCCCTGGCCAAAGGATGCTCTCCTCCGAGGAGCTGACCAGGCAGCTGGAGAAGCTGCTGAAGGAGGGCAGCAGTAACCAGCGGGTGTTTGACTGGATAGAG GCCAACCTGAGTGAGCAGCAGGTAGCATCCAACACACTAGTTAGAGCCCTCATGACAACTGTCTGCTATTCTGCAATTATCT TTGAGACGCCCCTCCGAGTGGATGTCGCGGTGCTGAAAGCTCGAGCGAAACTGCTACAGAAATACCTGTGTGATGAGCAGAAGGAGCTGCAGGCGCTCTACGCTCTCCAGGCCCTTGTAGTGACCTTAGAACAGCCCGCCA
- the EIF4G1 gene encoding eukaryotic translation initiation factor 4 gamma 1 isoform X8, translating to MNTPSQPRQHFYPSRAQPPSSAATRVQSAAPARPGPAAHVYPAGSQVMMIPSQISYSASQGAYYIPGQGRSTYVVPTQQYPVQPGAPGFYPGASPTEFGTYAGAYYPAQGVQQFPTGVAPAPVLMNQPPQIAPKRERKTIRIRDPNQGGKDITEEIMSGARTASTPTPPQTGGGLEPQANGETPQVAVVVRPDDRSQGAIIGSRPGLPGPEHSPSESQPSSPCPTPSPPPILEPGSEPNLSVLSIPGDTVTTGMIQMSVEESTPMPRETGEPYCLSPEPTPLAEPILEVEVTLSKPIPESEFSSSPLQVSTPSASHEEEILPEPNGMVPSEDLEPEMESSPELAPLPPPACPSESPMPIAPTAQPEELLNGAPSPPAVDLSPVSEPKEQAKEVTAAVAPPTVLSATPAMAPPATSPAQEEEMEEEEEEEEEGEAGDAEGQKGGEELLPPESAPVAAHLSQNLEAATTTQVAVSVPKKRRKIKELNKKEAVGDILDAFKEVSPGVPEVENQPPVGTSPGPEPEGSSAPPRPEEADETWDSKEDKIHNAENIQPGEQKYEYKSDQWKPLNLEEKKRYDREFLLGFQFIFASMQKPEGLPHISDVVLDKANKTPLRPLDPPRLQGINCGPDFTPSFANLGRPALSNRGPPRGGPGGELPRGPQAGLGPRRSQQGPRKEPRKIIATVLMTEDIKLNKAEKAWKPSSKRTAADKDRGEEDADGSKTQDLFRRVRSILNKLTPQMFQQLMKQVTQLAIDTEERLKGVIDLIFEKAISEPNFSVAYANMCRCLMALKVPTTEKPTVTVNFRKLLLNRCQKEFEKDKDDDEVFEKKQKEMDEAATAEERGRLKEELEEARDIARRRSLGNIKFIGELFKLKMLTEAIMHDCVVKLLKNHDEESLECLCRLLTTIGKDLDFEKAKPRMDQYFNQMEKIIKEKKTSSRIRFMLQDVLDLRRSNWVPRRGDQGPKTIDQIHKEAEMEEHWEHVKVQQLMAKGSDKRRGGPPGPPISRGLPLVDDGGWNTVPISKGSRPIDTSRLTKITKPGSIDSNNQLFAPGGRLSWGKGSSGGSGAKPSDAASEAARPATSTLNRFSALQQAVPTESTDSRRVVQRSSLSRERGEKAGDRGDRLERSERGGDRGDRLDRSRTPATKRSFSKEVEERSRERPSQPEGLRKAASLTEDRDRGRDAVKREATLPPVSPPKAALSEEELEKKSKAIIEEYLHLNDMKEAMQCVQELASPSLLFIFVRHGIESTLERSTIAREHMGRLLHQLLLAGHLSTAQYYQGLYEILELAEDMEIDIPHVWLYLAELITPILQEGGIPMGELFREITKPLRPLGKAASLLMEILGLLCKSMGPKKVGTLWREAGLSWKEFLPEGQDVSAFVSEQKVEYTLGEESEAPGQRMLSSEELTRQLEKLLKEGSSNQRVFDWIEANLSEQQVASNTLVRALMTTVCYSAIIFETPLRVDVAVLKARAKLLQKYLCDEQKELQALYALQALVVTLEQPANLLRMFFDTLYDEDVVKEDAFYSWESSKDPAEQQGKGVALKSVTAFFKWLREAEEEESDHN from the exons ATGAACACGCCTTCTCAGCCCCGCCAG CACTTCTACCCTAGCCGGGCCCAGCCCCCGAGCAGTGCAGCCACCCGAGTGCAGAGTGCAGCCCCCGCCCGCCCTGGCCCAGCTGCCCATGTCTACCCTGCTGGATCCCAAGTAATGATGATCCCTTCCCAGATCTCCTACTCAGCCTCCCAAGGGGCCTACTACATCCCTGGACAG ggGCGTTCCACATATGTTGTCCCGACACAGCAGTATCCTGtacagccaggagccccaggcttCTATCCGGGTGCAAGCCCTACAGAGTTTGGGACTTACG CTGGCGCCTACTACCCAGCCCAGGGTGTGCAGCAGTTTCCCACTGGTGTGGCCCCCGCCCCAGTTTTGATGAACCAGCCACCCCAGATTGCTCCCAAGAGGGAGCGGAAGACC ATCCGAATTCGAGATCCAAACCAAGGAGGGAAGGATATCACGGAGGAGATCATGTCTGGGGCCCGCACTGcctccacacccacccctccccag ACGGGAGGCGGTCTGGAGCCTCAAGCTAATGGGGAGACACCCCAGGTTGCTGTTGTTGTCCGCCCAG ATGACCGGTCCCAGGGAGCAATCATTGGGAGCCGGCCGGGGCTGCCTGGCCCAGAACACAGCCCTTCAGAATCCCAGCCTTCATCGCCTTGTCCGACCCCATCACCACCCCCAATCTTGGAACCGGGGTCTGAGCCTAATCTCTCAGTCCTCTCCATTCCTGGGGACACCGTGACAACGGGGATGATCCAAATGTCTGTAGAAGAATCCACCCCAATGCCCCGTGAAACTGGGGAGCCATATTGCCTCTCTCCAGAACCCACTCCCCTCGCTGAACCCATACTGGAAGTAGAAGTGACACTTAGCAAACCGATTCCAGAATCTGAGTTCTCTTCCAGTCCTCTCCAGGTTTCCACCCCCTCTGCATCTCACGAAGAGGAAATTCTTCCTGAACCGAATGGCATGGTCCCATCTGAGGATCTGGAACCAGAGATGGAGTCGAGCCCAGAgcttgctcctctccctcccccagcttgtccCTCCGAATCCCCCATGCCCATTGCTCCAACTGCCCAACCTGAGGAACTGCTCAACGGAGCCCCCTCGCCACCAGCTGTGGACTTAAGCCCAGTCAGTGAGCCAAAGGAGCAGGCCAAGGAGGTTACAGCAGCAGTGGCTCCCCCCACCGTCCTCTCTGCCACTCCAGCTATGGCTCCTCCAGCTACTTCCCCAGcacaggaggaggaaatggaggaagaggaagaagaggaagaagaaggagaagcaggggatGCTGAAGgtcagaagggaggagaggaacttCTCCCCCCAGAGAGCGCCCCTGTTGCAGCCCACCTGTCTCAGAATTTGGAGGCAGCAACCACCACCCAAG TGGCGGTTTCTGTGCCAAAGAAGAGACGGAAAATTAAGGAGCTCAATAAGAAGGAGGCTGTGGGAGACATTCTAGATGCCTTCAAGGAG GTGAGCCCAGGAGTACCAGAAGTGGAGAACCAGCCTCCTGTGGGCACCAGTCCTGGTCCAGAGCCTGAGGGCAGCAGTGCACCCCCGAGGCCTGAGGAAGCAGACGAGACTTGGGACTCAAAGGAAGACAAAATTCACAATGCTGAGAACATCCAGCCCGGGGAACAGAAGTATGAGTATAAGTCAG ATCAGTGGAAGCCTCTAAACCTTGAGGAGAAAAAGCGTTATGACCGTGAGTTCCTACTTGGCTTTCAGTTCATCTTTGCCAGTATGCAGAAGCCGGAGGGCCTGCCCCATATCAGCGATGTGGTGTTGGATAAG GCCAATAAAACACCATTGCGGCCACTGGACCCCCCTAGACTTCAAGGCATAAATTGTGGTCCAGACTTCACTCCTTCCTTTGCCAACCTTGGCCGACCAGCCCTCAGCAACCGTGGGCCCCCAAGGGGTGGGCCAGGTGGGGAGCTGCCCCGAGGGCCG CAGGCTGGTCTGGGACCCCGGCGCTCTCAGCAGGGTCCCCGAAAGGAACCCCGCAAGATCATCGCCACAGTGTTAATGACTGAAGATATAAAATTGAACAAAGCAGAGAAAGCCTGGAAACCCAGCAGCAAGCGGACGGCCGCTGATAAGGATCGAGGGGAAGAGGATGCTGATGGCAGCAAAACCCAG GACCTGTTCCGCAGGGTGCGCTCCATCCTGAATAAGCTGACACCCCAGATGTTCCAGCAGCTGATGAAGCAGGTGACACAGCTGGCCATTGACACTGAGGAACGCCTCAAAGGGGTCATTGACCTTATCTTCGAGAAGGCCATTTCAGAGCCCAACTTCTCTGTGGCCTATGCCAACATGTGCCGCTGCCTCATGGCG CTGAAAGTGCCCACTACAGAAAAGCCAACAGTGACTGTGAACTTCCGAAAACTGTTGTTGAATCGATGtcaaaaagagtttgaaaaagacaaagatgatgATGAGGTTTTTgagaagaagcaaaaagaaatggatgaagcTGCTACG GCAGAAGAACGGGGACGCCTGAAAGAAGAGTTGGAAGAGGCTCGAGACATAGCCCGGCGGCGCTCTTTAGGGAATATCAAGTTTATCGGGGAGTTGTTTAAGCTGAAGATGTTAACAGAGGCGATAATGCATGACTGTGTGGTTAAACTCCTTAAGAACCATGACGAAGAGTCACTTGAATGCCTTTGTCGTCTGCTCACTACCATTGGCAAAGATCTGGACTTTGAAAAAGCCAAG cCCCGAATGGATCAGTATTTCAACCAGATGgaaaaaatcattaaggaaaagaAGACTTCATCCCGAATCCGCTTTATGCTGCAAGACGTGCTGGATCTGCGACGG AGCAATTGGGTGCCACGCCGTGGGGACCAGGGTCCCAAGACCATTGACCAGATCCACAAGGAGGCTGAGATGGAAGAGCACTGGGAACACGTAAAAGTGCAGCAACTGATGGCCAAGGGCAGCGACAAGCGTCGGGGCGGCCCTCCAGGCCCACCCATTA GCCGTGGCCTCCCACTTGTGGATGATGGTGGCTGGAACACAGTCCCTATCAGCAAGGGCAGCCGCCCTATTGACACCTCACGACTCACCAAGATCACGAAG CCCGGCTCCATTGATTCTAACAACCAGCTCTTTGCACCTGGAGGACGATTGAGTTGGGGCAAGGGCAGCAGTGGGGGCTCAGGAGCCAAGCCTTCTGATGCAG CATCAGAAGCTGCTCGTCCAGCTACTAGTACCTTGAACCGCTTCTCAGCCCTTCAACAAGCAGTACCTACAGAAAGCACAGATAGCAGACGTGTGGTACAGAG GAGTAGCTTGAGTCGGGAAAGAGGTGAGAAAGCTGGGGACCGGGGAGACCGCCTAGAGCGGAGTGAACGGGGAGGTGACCGTGGGGACCGGCTCGATCGCTCTCGGACACCTGCCACCAAGCGGAGCTTCAGCAAGGAAGTGGAGGAGCGGAGTAGAGAGCGGCCCTCCCAGCCTGAGGGATTGCGCAAGGCAGCTAGCCTCACAGAGGATCGGGACCGCGGGCGAGATGCTG TGAAGCGAGAAGCCACCCTGCCCCCGGTGAGCCCCCCGAAGGCTGCGCTTTCTGAGGAAGAGCTGGAGAAGAAATCCAAGGCCATCATTGAGGAATACCTCCATCTCAATGACATGAAG GAGGCAATGCAGTGTGTACAGGAGCTGGCCTCACCCTCCCTGCTCTTCATCTTTGTGCGGCATGGCATTGAGTCAACACTGGAGCGCAGCACCATCGCTCGTGAGCATATGGGGCGGCTGCTGCACCAGCTGCTCCTTGCCGGGCATCTCTCCACTGCTCAGTACTACCAAGG GCTGTATGAAATCTTAGAATTGGCTGAAGACATGGAAATTGATATCCCCCACGTGTGGCTCTACCTAGCAGAACTCATAACGCCCATTCTGCAGGAAGGTGGGATACCTATGGGGGAACTGTTCAG gGAGATTACAAAACCTCTGAGACCCCTGGGCAAAGCTGCTTCCCTGTTGATGGAGATCCTGGGGCTTCTATGTAAAAGCATG GGTCCCAAAAAGGTGGGGACACTGTGGCGAGAGGCTGGACTCAGCTGGAAGGAATTTCTACCTGAAGGCCAGGATGTCAGTGCATTCGTCTCTGAACAG AAGGTGGAGTATACCTTGGGCGAGGAGTCCGAAGCCCCTGGCCAAAGGATGCTCTCCTCCGAGGAGCTGACCAGGCAGCTGGAGAAGCTGCTGAAGGAGGGCAGCAGTAACCAGCGGGTGTTTGACTGGATAGAG GCCAACCTGAGTGAGCAGCAGGTAGCATCCAACACACTAGTTAGAGCCCTCATGACAACTGTCTGCTATTCTGCAATTATCT TTGAGACGCCCCTCCGAGTGGATGTCGCGGTGCTGAAAGCTCGAGCGAAACTGCTACAGAAATACCTGTGTGATGAGCAGAAGGAGCTGCAGGCGCTCTACGCTCTCCAGGCCCTTGTAGTGACCTTAGAACAGCCCGCCA